TGACCAGCCCCAGCGCAAATTTCACAGGACTCGTGACAAGGCCAACAAACACCACCTTGATTCGGGAAACTTCGTGGTGGACAGCGACTGACGCACGTACTGCAAATACAGTACTCTTCGTTTTCGCGGATACGTGTAATAAAAACCAGAGTTTTTGTGATCCCAAGCATGATTCTCTCTTATTCAAGAGATAATAGATCGTAGATCGTAGTAATGCCACTCggtgaaaattaatatagaaaagcGAAAGAACGAGTTGTTACGTGTCgtcttattcctattattttttggtttttattaCACACGAACACAGACAAAAACGATTAATTTACGCTCGATCCTTTGTCACCCCATCCttgagggaaagagagggagaaagagagagagagagagagagagagagagagagagagagagagagagagggagagagagagagttccaTCACTCTCGGTAGCATTATTTAGCGAGAACAAAACGTTTTGATTAGTATCACAATGAGGAAGACAATTTCAACATGCTCGAattagaaaatagagaaaaaaaataagattggAAAGTTCCTTCATCAATTTAGTTCTAATaactttgaattattttctttttcatcgtgaAAGTGAATTAATcaaaaaggaagatgaaaaagcaaagaacaattagcatagatataaaaagaaagaagataaagttgagaaatatcataaaagaaatataaaaaagaagaaaatgatatcaCCGAAAGTAATCCAATAACTCACTTGTCCAGCCGATAATTCTTGCAGGCGACACATTGCGTTGGACCCTTTCCGTAACAACCTTGAGAATCGCATTGTGGATCACAGTCATGAAGTATCTGCCTGGTTGTATCCAAGGAACCATCTGCTATCTGAGAGGATGGAACCGAAGGTGAATCGAATCCCGAAGCTGCTGCTGTATCGCCTGGTAACCGATTCGTCAAGATTGGAGCCGAGGAACCATCAAGAGTGGCCACCGATGCATGGACGTTCGAAGCTGCACCAGCGTAAGGTCCCTGGTAACTCTGAAAGGTAGACGGAGCAAAGAAGTCGGTGTCGTCCCGATGGTCCTGAGCTAGCGGATCATCGTCTATCGAGAACGGGTAATGCACGGACGAGAACGGAGAATGCGCTTGTACCGGGTTAAATTGACGTGTCCGTATCCTGATAGGGTTCGTTGCTGTTCCATAGAATATCAGTTGCCACTTCTTCAGTATACCTGCGTatatggagagagagaaagaaagaaagaaagaaagaaaataaataaatatttccgtcagaatatattagattttaatattaaaattattacatagttctcaaaaatatttttcgatttatttcattgatttcattcaatatcaataaataaattcgtttgatcgattaatcgaacaaaattattcgcgagaagaaataatgagtaaattatattcttttttcttttttgtttggtctttctctttttttttctttttttacttcgcaaAAATTACACTACGTTTTGTTTGTTCATCGTCAAAGATAATCGAAAGTATgagaaatttatcgaatcgaCATACTACTCGATACACTTATCACGACGAGAATGGGAACATtcggatttttctttttttcaaatgtcgATAAATCTCAATTGCTAGTCATCGATGTAAAATATGAGATTGGAAATGTACGAGACAGAATAAACGTGATATTGTCGTACGTTTGCGCTTATTAATTGCAATCGGTTATTGATTAAATCGTCTACGATATATTTCGATCATTGGGGAAAGCATCGAATGATTATGAATTCATGGAACgtctcgataataaaattatctaatGAGCGACTCGAGATCTGGATAATAGAATGTGAATCTAGGACTTTGAAATAGTAACGATGAATACTTGCCTGGGGAATTGACGTGCCGACTTCCGGCGTTAATGATCTGCAATGTCCAACGTCCATCGGCTTTCTCACCCCAGAAATGTACACTTAGGAAAGGCCAATCGTCGAAACTGGAGCTAAGAACGTCTCGTGGTCTTTCGAAGAGTAAAGTTGACGTGGTACCCATTGGTGAGGTTAAAAGTAACCTTAGATTACCTCGTGGAAAGAATCTCAGAGATACCTGATGGATATATCAGTTTAAAAGGGACgtacataaagaaaaagaaaaagaagaagaagatcaaTAAATACTTGgagaaattttctctcttcgagttaaaaatcaaaaaatcgAGGGCGTTACCTTACACTGAACGTGCTCGAGAAAGCGAACTTCGTTCAAGGATCCAGCGCATCCTGTAACGTCCAAATATACGCTCAAGGTATATCCGTAAGTCGGATCGATGGGCCGTTCCTCGTTTATTTCGTCGGATTTGCAGATGTGCTGTGATGGTACATTGGTCCATTGTTCGGCTAGACTGACCATAGCGCCTGCGTCCATAAGCCCGTATCCAAACTTGTGAGAGACCTTTCTCTTGACCCCGTTCAGTATCCAACCGGGTTCCTTTTCGAGGGGTCCAGATCTCGACGTTAACACTACGAGATATTGCATGTCTCTCCAGGTTAAACTTGGATTTGCTTCTAGAGCCAATGCAGCGATACCAGCCGCCAATGGCGCCGATGCAGATGTCCCTGTATGTTCTACGGTGCATATGTGATCTGGTCGTAACTTAGCGTCCATGTCTACCGTTGCAACGCTCTTATCATTGCCAGGTGTTCCCGATGAATAAGTTGAAGCCAAGGTCGAGCTACATTCTTCCAAGTACCACGGTTTGTAACCTCCTTGAGTTGCGCTCGATATTGATAACGTGAAGATGCTATTCGTGTATCCATCGCAATTACACGAGTCCGTGTGTCTACCACCATTACCGGAAGCCCAAACGAATATTGAGCCTTTTCCTTTGCGACCCTGTTCATCGTGTACGTGTCCATCGTCAAACGTTTTATTCAAATAACATGATAGACAAAGCATAACATAGAGAGGCATGAGAATATTTGAAGGAGCAAATACCAAGAGTTCTCTCATACGTCTCtgggacatatatatatatatatatatatgatatatatatatatatatgtatgtatatatgtaccacatatgtatgtatatattacgcTTCGATGTTTCTCCAAACGAGCCTTTTCTTCTCGtatactttattatcatattttttagaaTGACAGGAACTTTTATACTACACAATTTGACCTttgaatctttctttttcgtacgaCACCATCATAAATTTacattactttatttattagagatttaaatgtataatatatttctaatgtaTCTCTGAAGATACAAGCAAAGTgggtattaataatacttactttttaaagaaatatcgatatttcacTGTAACTGTTctaataatacgaatttttCAGTATTCGTACGAGATaagccaagaaaaaaaaaaaaaaaaaataaaaaaggaaggaaaaaagaaaaaaaagaaaaagaaaagtagtaaATGTCACACAAGTAATTTCAGAAATTCATGAAGTCAGCCCAAAAGTTATTCTACTTTACATAACATAGAGGGGTTTTGCTCTCATCGGATTTCGAATCGATAATACACAGTAGTTTCTTTTTCGCCTGGAGAATCATGGAGGGGTAAAAAGTTTAACGCTCTAATATAACTcgtagaaaaaaggagaaagagaaaaagagagacggagaaagaaaaaaaaaaaagaatgaagaaaaaaaattagaaagaaagaaagaaataaagaaagaaagagaaagaaagataaaagttaaaacgaatgaaattcgCTTACGCTTGTTACTCCATAAATAAAAGCCCTTCTAGCGAGCGGACCAGGACCATCGACCGTCTTTCCATCGTCTTCAGGGCCCCAAGATGCGCTATATATGTCTATGTGATCAGGATTCAATCCTAGCGCTCTGGCTTCGACGGCATCGTTTACCGGGCCATCGAGCATTCGTACGCCTGAAAACACGTTAGGTATGTACGTGCGTGAGTTTCTACATTCCCTCTTTCCCTtacaccctttctctctctctctctctctctctctctctctcttactctctacatataaatacatatcatatatacaagGTGTCCCAAAAAAGATTATCGATCTTTCAACCAGATAGTAACCAATACGAGACATAAATTTAgaaatcattctttttattttattgtttctttacaAGGAGGACATtattttctgtctctttttttcctttatttatttatttatttatatttttttcttcttcttcttcttttagaaATGACTCTCGTCTGCATCCATATCAACTTTTGAGACACCCTTTATGTTTattgtaggtatgtatgtatgtatgtatgtatgtatgtatgtatgcatgtataatcTTACGTGCTAAGATTTTGTAGAAGTTCGTCAATTCTCTTCAATGATAGGGGTTGATCCTATGATTCTTGAATTAATTGCATCCCCAAAAACACGAGACGCatctcgaataataataaacgcgACGTGATCTCAAATAATTCTGTCAATAAGCGAGATTAAACGTAGTTCGCTCATTTATTTAGGATAcgacgaatattattattaaaggaaGTTCGCGTGTTTTCTAAGAAGAATTTCACTATTGTCGTCGATATTGAACTTACGACATTTACGACGTTAGAATTTTTATGTATAGAAATTGGATATATCGTGCCTGTTAAAGGGCAACACTTTATACTTTCGTGTACGAATATTGCCTGACAAAAAgggttttaaaaaaaaatgtttcttacCGACAGATGGTAAATACGAGCGATACTATCAACCAAGTATAAAGTGATGTCTATCTTCAGGAACTAAAGATATTTActttatcaatttaaaaaacgtaattaattataaaagaaagaaaaaaaaaaatcaagataaCTATAAGCAAGATAAGAGAAATTTGAATAATCGTTTAGAtttaaagaaatgataaacctgtcatattataaacatttttgttcctttatttcgaaatgattaaaaataaaaagaaaaaaaaaaatgtattacctCCGATGCTGGAATTGTAAGCAACTCCAACGCCGCAGTATTGGTTAAAAGCCACAGCTGCTACTTCGCCAGCACAACGAGTGCCATGCttattatcaccattatcTCGTGGCATTGGATCCGAGTCATTATCATTGATGTCATAACTCGCCTCATGATCATAGTTCAACGCAAGATCTGGATGATTAGTTTGAATACCATCGTCTAATATGGATACAACTACGCCTTTACCCGTGTAACCCTTTTGCCAGGCTGGTCCTAAATTCATGTCGTATCCATCTTTGGCACCACCgttctaaaagaaaattatttatttcattcattagaTATGTCATttgattaataagaaaaaagattaataaagatgattattaatggaaaaaatattatattttcaaatgtatATGAAACAACAAATTGTATATACTCGTcgacatttgaaaaaaataatagataaacggataaatatatctcgttctctttatttttatcttttttactgtGTCGAATCTAACGAACGTAATTTGAATGCATTCACGATTATTAATTCGTGCaaggcttttctttttttctttttctttctcgagagtgaaagagagagagagagagagagagagagagagagagataacgtgATTGCGATCAAAGGACTaagtaatttcatttattttatttttttttattttttttcgtatccTTAGATAACGAGCACACGATAAAATTGAATGAACCTATGTGACTAAATTAAACAATGAACGTAAGTACTTTTGTGCATAGTGTACATAacttacaaattatatatatatatatatatatatatatatatatatatatatataaattgtattaaatctttatattcaaaatttatttcaaaacttATTGCACGCTATGTAAACGTCAACGAGATAAGATTCCCCTTAGTTCTTTAGCCTTTTAGTATTAATCCAATTCAACGTAGTTGCCTTTCGATCCTACCAAGAAcagatttatttgttaattgaGTTAATTGAGTTGGTAGTAGCTGAATATTTTTAGTCGACCTATAAATGAAGGCGAAGAGAAAGATTGGGAaatgtaaagagagagaaagagagagagggagaaagagagagagagagagagaggaagagagagtgtACCTTTCGTTTTAAGATAATTCCGtggtaaatatttacataggATAGCTACGTATCCGTTTCGACGACTTTAAAAGGAAACAAGgacaaagaggaaaaaaaaagaaaagaaaaaaaattgtaaagccACGTGGAAGAAAACATTTAATCCTATTACTCCTACgaacagatatatatacatatatattaacaagtaataataatctacGTAGTAACGAAAGGATATTCGATTTCTTCGAACGTAAAAAATTTACGTTTGAGTTACGTTTCCACGTATTCTTtacttttgtatatttaattaattttttttttttttttaattttattttatttcgtttttttatctttctttattaatgattattcgattttaatcatgtacataaatacaaatgtatatatgattgAATTTCTCATCTTTCATATATACCTCatgtatcattttaatttttatcgtacaaagaaaagtattactgtttatgcaataatatttgcatatctaagaatatatatatatatatatatatatatatatatatatatatataatgcgtAATGATCAaactaaaattaatattcaatatctctatttctgtcacgtttaataaaaattttaatacttcagtaaatattccaatatttatgtaaactttttaaatccataatttgttttgttttttcttttttttttttcacgcgaATATCGTCAATTATCAAATTTAACATCATAATGGAATAATTAATGTctaataaatcgatatttacataaataaataaataaataaataactaataatgataaaagaaaaaaatagaaggagcaaaaaagagagagagagagagagagaggaagagagagagaggaaaggaatgGGACACATAGAAAATCAATATCTGACGGAATAATCAATATCTAAtagatcaataaataaataaataatatcgataaaaaaagaaaaacaaaatagaatgaaaaaaaaaaagaagaaaagacagaaaacGCGAACGGGATACGTAGAAAATcgtgaataattaatatttgggttattaatattttgtaataaatcgataaataaataaataaataaataaataaataatttcgataaaagaaaagaagaaaagatagaggataacgaaaagaaaaaaagataaaggataagtaggaaatatatatatatatatgtatatgtatatatgggaAAGGTAAATAGACAAACTGGTGGTGAGTACCCTCATTATGCATCACTAATGTCTTCCcgattgtatatacatatatatatatatatatatatatatatatatatatatatatatatatatatatatatatactatctaccattattttcattgttatgtTACATTAATCGAAAGCGGTCAAAGCAATTTGTATAAATGCCTCTTCGTTATTTTATAGACGTGCACGTAGAATACATATTTAGACACGAGTATCCAGTACCGAGTACtgaacacatatatacatacatattatatatatatatatatatatacacaaaatcACACGCACACAACTACGTCGAAAGTTACTACATGAAATTGCACTTGTTTGCTACGAAACACATTTTCGCGCAGCCATTTCGCTCGAAACTAATCCAATTCTCTTGGATACTAATACGTACGAGTACATTAAGGAGCAATTTGAATGCGGTCGATAGGTAAAAAAGGCCAAAGGAATAGGtagcttttaatttttcttatttattgatttgtaACGTGCGTTCTATCACACGGCCACAAATGcgtgtttattttttacttcatcagcttgttccttttttctttcttttttttttctttcttttttttttttttcgtttcgccCAAATTCCTCTTGCAATAGCAAAGtaattaaaagttaatattatGCGAGACAAGTAAAAAtgcattttgtaaaaattcattttattcgatagTTTCTACGattcttcgatattatttacgtGCACACGTATTCTAACTTgttattagaagaaaaaggtattgaatgaataaatgaaagaaaaagaaaaagaaaggaggaaaaaggaaaagaaaaaaacaaacaaacaaacaaaaaagaagaaagaaatgaaagaaaggaaatctCACCACGTGTGTGCGCAtgtaatatttcgaaaaagggaagaaataaaaagacgcGTACGTTGTTTGTTGAATACCAAAAggcagaatcaaaaaaaaaaaagaaaaagaaaaaaaaaaagaaaaaaacaagaaaaaagaaagaaaaaaaaaggaaagaaaaaaagaaagaaaaagaaatctcaaACGGTGCTCGCTCGCATATAATAGCAATTCAATTTGCTGTATTCAACGGATCACGTACGATTTGCCAGTGGTATGGGTTGGGCGTGGGGGGTAGGGGAGGGGAGAAGGGTTAAAGGGGGTGGTTTAAAGGGAAGGAAGGGTCGAGGAAAACTCTACGTTTGGATTGCCTTACGAGAAGCTGTTATAGAAGCACGAAGTGAAATTCGAAAGCGGTCatctacatacgtatgtaagcGTGTGACTTGCCATATGCAACAATATGTTACTCGGCAAATTTATCGGATTATTCTCGaaaacaagatatatatatatatatatatatatatatatatatataccctcGTCCCACTACCCCTCTTTCCCCCATCCATTTGTTCaaactttcattcttttcatgTATAATACAACTACGTtcgatatttgtataattttattaatatcagcttcttcttatcctcttcctcctcttcttcttcttttatttctttctattctatttatttatttacttctttcttttttttttttttttttcttataaaatattcactttctctattttgtcaactaaaatattcatttcattgcgaatatttctctctctctctctttctctcctatcttgatctctttttcttcagaaagatgaaaaaaaaagaaagaaagaaagaaagaaagctagaaagaaagaaaaaaaagaaaagaaaagaaaaggaaaaaaagagagcttCTTAAGAGTTCAAGAAATCCCATAGGACGATGAAGTTCTTTATCCCGAAGGGAAAGTATCACGTTTTCTATGGGAATTACAGTAGAGAAAACGTAAGAAAACCTTCTCCCATCTCCCATAGTTATGCGTTCCACGATGCTACGTGACACttaatttttacgatctttACGTTGTCATTGAGATGCAGCTCTCGGTTATTCCGAGTTGTTGCTTTTACCCCTGCTCCCgcccttctctccctctctcactcttttctcTCAGCAGATCGAAGTTTCTTTCTATCGGAGCTTTTCATCGTTCATCGCGCGACGTAATTGGCTCTTGCGAAAAGCTCGATGAACGACGTTGAACGTTCTGTTTCCcattggaatatatatatatatatatatatatatatatatatatatatatatatatatgtttaatcgaaaggaaaagaaagaaaaaaagcaataaaaaaagatcagaaaaaaatagaagaagaaaaagaagaagatgaagaagaagaagaaatataagatataaagcTCGGATGGAAAAGGAATAGTAATTACGATGATgatgaggacgaggacgaggacgaggacgagaacgaggacgatgacgatgacgatgacgatgaaagaaaaaagtatatataagtgCACTTTAATCTCTTTTTACCGAACTTTAACGTCCCTTTCGAAAGTCCGATTATCCTCgtgatattcttcttctttttttttttatttttttttttttttattttatcattgttattattattttttttttttttatcctcatCGATATAATCGACACTATCTATTACTTTTTACACTTCTCGTTTTAATCGTCGCCAATCCTGCCATCGGCATATGATCCTCCCATAAACGAGTTTTCTCATTTAATATCACAATAAACGTATGGACGTACGTTAATGAATAACCCGTTCGTTGTATTGAGAGATTTGTTGGAAATTAGTAACCAACGTAGAGAGTTTCGTTTGACGTCGAGATTCAAAGGGCGCTCGCATAGAAACGAAGGTATTTAACCTATGCGAACCTTGAATACTTTAATTATGCTTTTGGATATAGCACGGCGAGTTGATCACAGtaaaattaacgttaatatcattgagtatttatattagtagatgttatctattttattcatgaaacgatattattattcgcgaAGGTTTGTTACCACGCaggtaatatacatatgtatgtatataaaaggtgtatttatattttatttatttatttatttatttatttatttattttttttttctttttctttttctttctctttttccatacGACACAGTTGACGTTTAATCTTTTTGAACGTTTTAtcataaacaaaatttacgtTAATACCGTCATCccaaagaaattttatcgctgaacaatattttatgtcgttgcctctttctctttccttctttctttctttatttattttctctttattatgttACAAACAAATATGAAAAACATATGCAATTAAAGATCATTATTAGCATTTAATATTGaatggaaattaattttcttaatgccTCCAAAATGATATTTTCCCCTGGATAtgatacaataaaatttattatactctCTTCGTGCATTTCACTTTATGTTCCTAATAGTATggggacaaagagaaagagagagagagagagagagagagagagagagagagagagagagagagagagagagagagagagagagagagaaaaggatgaaatTCTATCGTTTAAGGTTTAATTTtcgatacaaataataataataataataataataataacatgcaATATTAATGCAAAATTAATAACAGTTTAGTACGAATGgtcgaattaatatatactttttatatcaaaagatttctctctccccctcgcctccctctctctcattctctttctaattttatttctgaatCGAATAACTAAAAAGcgaaaaacagaaacaaaaaaatataaaagaaggtgtagataaacaaaagagaaaagaataatgctCGTATCAGTTTCATTCTGAAAATAGAAACGTGTGTATCGAACGGCTTAATGTATCTCTATTCGTTTGGTGCGATCAATCGTAATAGCATGAGCGGATTCGATATGCCGGTATTTCGGCTGATTAACTCGGTATCTCGCTTACATTTCCCCCTCGACCTTACCGGACATTCGATTATACGATAAACAGACACGAGAATTAATGCAAATTATTTCAGTCGCGAAGTTATTACGTGGTCGTCGTTCGTTATAGCGCGATAATTGGTCCTTTGTGTTGGCAGTACGACGTTGaagtttatgtatgtatgtatacgtatacgtggAGCTTCGTTAATTGGAAATGCGAGAAGGAgtgaaagcgaaagagagaaaaaaagaaaaaagaaaaaaaaaaaataaaagaaaaaagagaaagaaaataatttaataaaaatgagcttcgtaggaaaaatttttctacttATAGATTAACGAATACGATGAAATTATTTGACAATTTGTTTGCGTAtttctcaaagaaaataagaaaaaaaaaaaaaaaaaaaaagaaaaaaaaaaaagaaaaacacgacGATGATCCTTTTACAATTCGAAGTATTTCATTATATGTAATTACTTGCAAAGAAACGATTTTATCTATTAACGCGTCTTGTTGTATTATCAAAGTTGGACTCTTTGAAATTCAATTAATCGATCGTTCCAATAATCGAGAATCTATTTAACTactttatcaatgataaagtTAAATATCTCgcaaagttattattatttacataaataggTACATTAATTTATACTTTATCTATAAGAAGATTCTACGTTGTCTatgggaaataaataaagtttatCACGGTTCATgagaaacaaattaaaagaaataaataagagcgtatcaataaatttcatttgatgtaattttctttaagaatttaatcgtaatatacacgcctacgtatatatacatatgtgtatataacgatgtacattatattcatagatacatatgcatgtatgtatatatatatatatatgtatgtatgtatgtatgtatgtatgtatatgtaatacatatatcgatGTCACGAATTTTGAGTAACAATCGACGATTTTGCGATAACGTTTAGTATCTCGAATATTTTCCTGCACCGTCGAATTTACCGGATCGCGATTTTTCCCCATTCATCGAAGCGAAACGATTTTCGAAGCACGCGCTTCCGTAGAGAGTCGGATTTCGTAAAATACGTTTGCGAGGCCTCACCGAACCTTTATCGAATGTCGTACGGTTCGTTGAACGATACATTCCCGTCACGTAATTCGTCGCACTCACTTGCTCGCTACTAGTTTCTCAAGACGAGTGAGATTCAGCTAGAGGAAGGAGATTTTCGATGTTGAGTATCAACCCTTTTTCCTACCATCGAAAAGTTCCACAACAAGGCacaattgtatttatatatgtatagatgtatatataatttttttttgaaagccCATCAATCGTATGCAGTCATGACGTTGTAAGAACGTCATCAAAAGaacaaatcaatttttttcttaatttattttattaaatctattattatcacttctttcattctatttttattaattaaattcatatatcAGTTTGATCATCTAAGATctatttttcgttaatttttgatttaatcCCGACGAAATGTACTGGgtcatgtttctttttttttttttttctttttgttttattttatatcgccATTCGTcaggaataaaatttttatgcgTCATCCTGGCTTACGATTAATCTTTCTTGCGATAGTAAATGTGAACGGCTCTGtgcataagaaagaaaaattttatatgaagaaataaaagagataatactTACCAGGTACCACTGTTCTTTAAATAACGGATCGgtgaataaattttgaaaggGTACACCTCGATTTCTTTGACGATGAAACGACGCTTGTCTCGGTCGCGGTCCAAAATCTTCGAAGAACGGAGGATAATCGCCAAAAGTGGCAAAGGATGTCGCTTCGAAATCTCTCTTCTTACGTTTTCTTTCATGTTGCTGCTGGAACCAGTGCACCTGCAAAACGacagatatttttcttttttctcattatttatttacattttctttttttccgaaTTTGTATTTCT
This DNA window, taken from Vespa crabro chromosome 24, iyVesCrab1.2, whole genome shotgun sequence, encodes the following:
- the LOC124432165 gene encoding furin-like protease 2 isoform X1 codes for the protein MIVRVTLVCFLLVGAPIKSEAEARPRARPVPIYSNQFAVHVPEGVEAAAEIAEKHGFDNHGQIGSLKNYFLFSHRRLNKRSLTESEPHHKILRDDSRVHWFQQQHERKRKKRDFEATSFATFGDYPPFFEDFGPRPRQASFHRQRNRGVPFQNLFTDPLFKEQWYLNGGAKDGYDMNLGPAWQKGYTGKGVVVSILDDGIQTNHPDLALNYDHEASYDINDNDSDPMPRDNGDNKHGTRCAGEVAAVAFNQYCGVGVAYNSSIGGVRMLDGPVNDAVEARALGLNPDHIDIYSASWGPEDDGKTVDGPGPLARRAFIYGVTSGRKGKGSIFVWASGNGGRHTDSCNCDGYTNSIFTLSISSATQGGYKPWYLEECSSTLASTYSSGTPGNDKSVATVDMDAKLRPDHICTVEHTGTSASAPLAAGIAALALEANPSLTWRDMQYLVVLTSRSGPLEKEPGWILNGVKRKVSHKFGYGLMDAGAMVSLAEQWTNVPSQHICKSDEINEERPIDPTYGYTLSVYLDVTGCAGSLNEVRFLEHVQCKVSLRFFPRGNLRLLLTSPMGTTSTLLFERPRDVLSSSFDDWPFLSVHFWGEKADGRWTLQIINAGSRHVNSPGILKKWQLIFYGTATNPIRIRTRQFNPVQAHSPFSSVHYPFSIDDDPLAQDHRDDTDFFAPSTFQSYQGPYAGAASNVHASVATLDGSSAPILTNRLPGDTAAASGFDSPSVPSSQIADGSLDTTRQILHDCDPQCDSQGCYGKGPTQCVACKNYRLDNTCVSRCPPRSFPNQGGVCWPCHESCEICAGAGQDSCLSCAPAHLRVTDLAVCLQQCPEGYYENTENSTCVPCEANCASCQDRPDKCTSCEHHLVMHENKCYAACPLYTYETQDYNCAPCHPSCESCNGTSENQCIACRPNLFSLGGNCRASCPAGYSADKKRRECVSCPPGCLTCVTSSCINCIEGWSLNKKGVCAPENRNRCDTAEYYNDGHCKPCHSTCESCAGPTEDFCISCQSPLLLQGRRCVSQCDDGYYSVAQPSRPICVPCLHTCKSCVSRLNCTACQDGLQLQSGECRSSCAQGYYSDRGQCAKCYLSCKTCSGPRRDQCVTCPTGWQLAAGECHPECPEGFFKSNFGCQKCHHYCRTCKGEGPLECTSCPAHSMLEGGLCMDCLGAQYYDPLTQLCKNCHADCRRCTGPGKFSCAACSPPLHLDKLNNQCVPCCTGLEKGPHTDECCLCDPETGGCRNSSPAGKRRVPSRDSSISEGYEIIDKSSDNNDSASLAVTAATTMAVAICLASVALFAMIFVALQAISARRQTNMGYTQLTVRMESVDDIDADDTTELMT